The genomic DNA TCGTCACGCAGGAGCTGATCGAGAGCCTGACGCCCTACTTCCCGCGGCCCGTGAGCGTGGCGCGCACCACGCTGCGCGCGAAGTTCTGGGGGACGTTCCGGTGCCAGACGTACTGGCTCCTCACGACGCGCGGCGCCTGGCGCGTCCTCTGGGCGCTCGCGCGGACGGGGCGCTTCGAGCCGGCGAAGACGGACCGCGTCGCGCGCGCCGCGTAGGCTTGACAGAGGCCCGAGGGAGATCGAGACTATCGGCAATAACCTCCCCACATTTCCTGGGCAACCAGGACGGTGGGAGCTTCGCCCCCGGCGTTCTGCAGAACGCCGGGGGTTCTTCTTGTCTGTTCCCCCGCGCGTCGCCGTCTTCATTGACGGAGCAAATGTCTATCAGGCCTTCACGGTCGCATTCGGCTCGGCGAGGTACGCGCCAGCGCGATTGGCCGTCGAACTCGCGGCGGGTAGGCCGCTCGTCCGGACTGGGTTCTACATCGCCGCAGTCCCGCAGGATATGGACGCGCACCTCTATGCCGGTCAACAGAGGTTCTTGGCGCGTCTCCAGACTGAGCCGGGACTCACGGTGTGGACCGGGCGGATGGCGCGGAGCGGCGGTCGATGGTACGAAAGGGCGTGGACGTGAAGATCGCCACCGACATGGTGGCTCTCGCCTACGCTGGTGAGTATGATGTGGCCATTCTGGTCAGCGGCGACGGGGACCTGGCCCCGGCAGTCCACGAGGTTCGCCGGCTCGGCCGGCGGGTCGAGAACGCGATGACTCGAGCACGCAGATCCTGGCACCTCGGTCGGGAGAGCTCGTCGTTCAGGCTGATCGATCGCGCGCTCTTCGATCGGGCGCGCGTCGCCGTGGAGACCTGAGCGATGCCCGGGAGCTACTGGCAGGCAGCACTCGACCGGATGCTGAAGCGCGTGGACGTGATGGGCC from Candidatus Methylomirabilota bacterium includes the following:
- a CDS encoding NYN domain-containing protein — translated: MVRKGVDVKIATDMVALAYAGEYDVAILVSGDGDLAPAVHEVRRLGRRVENAMTRARRSWHLGRESSSFRLIDRALFDRARVAVET